In Solanum pennellii chromosome 3, SPENNV200, a single window of DNA contains:
- the LOC107013853 gene encoding cytochrome P450 94B3-like: MFISPIIFFILGFLTHYLKLHLKFTPIYGPSSYPILGCLISFYKNRHRLLDWYTQLLCESPTQTILVQRFGAPRTIITANPDNVEYMLKTNFINYPKGKPFTDILGDFLGRGIFNVDGDLWSAQRKLASHEFSTNSLREFVVKTLEEVVENRLVPLLIQTANSGKVLDLQDVLRRFAFDTICKVSLGTDPHCLDDLSHVPVLVDSFDTASLACAMRGMAPVYAIWKSKRALNLGSEKKLKENVKRVHCCIDKIIEEKKQKIATENGGNHMDLLSRLLLAGHENEVVRDMVISFLIAGRDTTSSALTWLFWLATNHPNIKNEMIKEITSINNGDKALEFDELKEMKYLAACLNESMRLYPPVAWDSKHAAKDDILPDGTRVQKGNRVTYFPYGMGRMEEIWGKDKLEFKPERWMEENGELKIVSPYKYPVFQAGPRVCLGKEMAFTQMKYVLASVLRRFEIKPVKVEKPVFLPLLTAHMVGGFNVRIHHRASALG; the protein is encoded by the coding sequence ATGTTTATCTCTCctattattttcttcattttaggGTTTCTTACTCATTACCTAAAACTTCATCTCAAGTTCACTCCAATCTATGGCCCTTCCTCTTACCCAATCCTTGGATGCCTTATTTCCTTCTATAAAAATCGACATCGACTACTGGATTGGTACACTCAACTTTTATGTGAATCGCCAACGCAAACCATTCTAGTTCAGCGATTCGGCGCTCCTCGAACTATAATCACAGCTAATCCGGATAACGTTGAGTACATGCTcaaaactaattttattaattatccaAAGGGGAAACCGTTTACGGATATTCTAGGAGATTTTCTAGGGCGTGGGATATTCAACGTGGACGGGGATCTGTGGAGCGCTCAGCGTAAATTGGCTAGCCATGAATTCAGCACAAATTCGTTGCGAGAGTTTGTTGTCAAAACTCTCGAAGAAGTAGTTGAAAACAGGCTTGTTCCGTTGTTAATTCAGACAGCTAATTCTGGTAAAGTGTTGGACCTGCAAGACGTGCTTCGGCGTTTCGCTTTTGATACAATTTGTAAGGTGTCCTTAGGTACTGATCCGCACTGCTTGGATGATCTCTCGCACGTGCCAGTTCTCGTTGATTCGTTCGATACCGCTTCTCTAGCGTGTGCCATGCGTGGGATGGCGCCTGTGTACGCGATATGGAAAAGTAAAAGAGCGCTCAATTTAGGATCGGAGAAGAAGCTGAAGGAGAACGTGAAACGCGTTCACTGTTGTATTGATAAGATCATCGAGGAAAAGAAACAGAAGATTGCTACTGAAAATGGAGGTAATCACATGGATCTTCTGTCGAGATTATTACTTGCAGGACACGAAAATGAAGTGGTGAGAGATATGGTTATAAGTTTTCTAATAGCAGGAAGAGACACCACTTCATCCGCATTGACGTGGCTTTTTTGGCTCGCTACCAATCACCCTAACATCAAAAACGAAATGATCAAAGAAATCACGTCGATCAACAATGGCGATAAGGcgcttgaatttgatgaattaaaagaGATGAAATATTTAGCGGCGTGCTTGAATGAATCCATGAGGCTTTATCCACCAGTAGCATGGGATTCAAAGCACGCGGCTAAAGACGACATATTACCAGACGGAACAAGGGTTCAAAAGGGCAATAGAGTTACTTATTTCCCATACGGTATGGGTCGGATGGAAGAGATTTGGGGAAAAGACAAACTCGAATTCAAACCGGAACGTTGGATGGAAGAAAATGGAGAGTTAAAAATAGTTAGTCCGTATAAGTATCCAGTATTTCAAGCGGGTCCAAGGGtgtgtttggggaaagaaatgGCATTTACGCAGATGAAGTATGTGTTGGCTTCGGTTCTTAGGCGGTTTGAGATTAAACCGGTAAAAGTAGAAAAACCGGTTTTTTTACCACTTTTAACCGCGCACATGGTTGGAGGATTTAATGTAAGAATCCATCACCGTGCTAGCGCGCTAGGCTAA
- the LOC107013946 gene encoding cytochrome P450 94B3-like: protein MFLSLFLFFILGFLTHSLKLHLKFTPIYGPSSYPILGCLTSFYKNRHRLLDWYTQLLCESPTQTILVQRLGAPRTIITANPDNVEYMLKTNFINYPKGKPFTDILGDLLGRGIFNVDGELWNAQRKLASHEFSTNSLREFVVKTLEEVVENRLIPLLIQTANSGKVLDLQDVLRRFAFDTICKVSLGTDPQCLDDLSHVPVLVDSFDTASRACAMRGMAPVYAIWKSKRALNLGSEKKLKENVKRVHCCIDEIIEEKKQKIATENGGNHMDLLSRLLLAGHDNEVVRDMVISFLMAGRDTTSSALTWLFWLTTNHPNIKNEMIDEITSINNGDKALEFDELKEMKYLAACLNESMRLYPPVAWDSKHAAKDDILPDGTRVQKGNRVTYFPYGMGRMEEIWGKDRLEFKPDRWIDENGGLKSVSPYEYPVFQAGPRVCLGKEMAFTQMKYVLASVLRRFEIKPVNVEKPVFLPLLTAHMVGGFNVRIYERVE, encoded by the coding sequence AtgtttctttctctctttcttttcttcattttaggGTTTCTTACCCATTCCCTAAAGCTTCATCTCAAATTCACTCCCATTTATGGCCCTTCCTCTTACCCAATCCTTGGATGTCTTACTTCCTTCTATAAAAATCGACATCGACTATTGGATTGGTATACTCAACTTTTATGTGAATCCCCAACACAAACCATTCTAGTTCAGCGATTAGGCGCTCCTCGGACTATAATCACAGCTAATCCGGATAACGTTGAGTACATGCTCAAAactaattttatcaattatccAAAGGGGAAACCGTTTACGGATATTCTAGGCGATTTGCTAGGGCGTGGGATATTCAACGTGGACGGAGAGCTGTGGAATGCGCAGCGTAAATTGGCTAGCCATGAATTCAGCACGAATTCATTGAGAGAGTTTGTTGTAAAAACTCTCGAAGAAGTAGTTGAAAACAGGCTTATTCCGTTGTTAATTCAGACAGCTAATTCTGGTAAAGTGTTGGACTTGCAAGACGTGCTTAGGCGTTTCGCCTTTGATACAATTTGCAAGGTGTCCTTAGGTACTGATCCACAGTGCTTGGATGATCTCTCGCACGTGCCAGTTCTCGTTGATTCGTTCGATACCGCTTCTCGAGCGTGTGCCATGCGTGGGATGGCGCCTGTGTACGCGATATGGAAAAGTAAAAGAGCGCTCAATTTAGGATCGGAGAAGAAGCTGAAGGAAAACGTGAAACGCGTTCACTGTTGTATCGACGAGATCATAGAGGAAAAGAAACAGAAGATTGCTACTGAAAATGGAGGTAATCACATGGATCTTCTGTCTAGATTGTTACTTGCTGGACACGACAATGAAGTTGTGAGAGATATGGTTATAAGTTTTCTCATGGCGGGAAGAGACACCACTTCATCCGCATTGACGTGGCTTTTTTGGCTCACTACCAATCACCCTAACATCAAAAACGAAATGATTGATGAAATAACATCGATCAACAATGGCGATAAGGcgcttgaatttgatgaattaaaagaGATGAAGTATTTAGCGGCGTGCTTGAATGAATCCATGAGGCTTTATCCACCAGTAGCATGGGATTCAAAGCACGCGGCTAAAGACGACATATTACCAGACGGGACAAGGGTTCAAAAGGGCAATAGAGTTACTTATTTCCCGTACGGTATGGGTCGGATGGAAGAGATTTGGGGAAAAGACAGACTCGAATTTAAACCGGACCGTTGGATCGATGAAAACGGAGGGTTGAAGAGTGTGAGTCCGTATGAGTATCCAGTGTTTCAAGCGGGTCCAAGGGtgtgtttggggaaagaaatgGCATTTACGCAGATGAAGTATGTGTTGGCTTCGGTTCTTAGGCGGTTCGAGATTAAACCGGTTAATGTAGAAAAACCGGTTTTTCTGCCTCTTTTGACTGCACATATGGTTGGTGGTTTTAATGTAAGAATCTATGAGCGTGtggaataa
- the LOC107015416 gene encoding SNF1-related protein kinase regulatory subunit gamma-1, translating to MVMEEGCQTPRSPEAKVGMQVEDLWDIQEPQLSPTEKLNACFENIPVSDFPPAPSNQVIEINSDATLAEAVKLLSQHKILSAPVVDVDAPEDATWIDRYIGIVEFAGIVVWILHQSEKMEGTSAFDSVMNGADDTLSPALAAAVNGVASPRFRSLHPESPTATSGNFFETLTSSDLYKNTKVRDISGSFRWAPFLALQKSNSFLTMLLLLSKYKMKSVPVVDLGEYKIDNIITQPAVIHMLEECAGLHWFESWGSKKLYELGLPLMKPSSIIQVEEDEPVLQAFKLMRQNGVGGVPVVESGGRKAIGNISIRDIQFLLIAPEIYKDYRSITAKNFLTSVRRYQGEHEKNSPFLSHMVTCRRGNSLKDVIMKLDSKKIHRIYVVDDMGNLEGVITLRDIISKLVHEPRGYFGDFFDGVLPLPANSRV from the exons atggtgaTGGAAGAAGGATGTCAAACACCAAGAAGCCCAGAAGCAAAAGTTGGTATGCAAGTAGAAGATCTATGGGATATACAAGAACCACAGCTTAGTCCTACTGAAAAGCTCAACGCTTGTTTTGAAAACATTCCTGTTTCTGATTTCCCTCCTGCTCCTTCTAATCAag TTATTGAGATAAATTCTGATGCAACTTTGGCCGAAGCTGTTAAGTTACTATCACAGCACAAAATACTAAGTGCACCTGTTGTGGATGTTGATGCCCCTGAAGATGCTACTTGGATTGATAGATATATTGGCATAGTGGAATTCGCCGGCATTGTCGTATGGATCCTCCATCAG TCGGAAAAGATGGAGGGCACCTCTGCTTTTGATTCGGTAATGAATGGAGCAGATGATACTCTCAGCCCTGCTTTGGCTGCAGCTGTTAATGGAGTCGCTTCTCCGAGATTCAGAAGTTTGCATCCTGAATCTCCAACAGCGACTTCTGGTAACTTTTTTGAGACATTAACTTCGTCAGATCTCTACAAGAACACAAAG GTTCGGGACATTTCAGGTTCATTCCGCTGGGCTCCATTTCTGGCTTTGCAGAAATCGAACTCCTTTCTGACAATGCTTCTCTTGTTATCTAAATACAAGATGAAGAGTGTTCCTGTGGTTGATTTAGGGGAATATAAGATTGATAACATCATAACTCAACCTGCTGTTATACACATGCTAGAAGAATGTGCTGGTCTCCATTGGTTCGAGAGCTGGGGTTCTAAGAAATTGTATGAACTTGGTCTTCCTTTAATGAAGCCAAGTAGCATCATTCAG GTGGAAGAGGATGAACCAGTGCTGCAGGCATTCAAGTTGATGAGACAGAATGGTGTTGGAGGAGTCCCCGTGGTCGAAAGTGGTGGCAGGAAGGCTATTGGTAATATAAGCATCAGAGATATTCAGTTCCTCCTGATTGCTCCCGAAATTTACAAGGACTACAG ATCTATAACAGCAAAGAACTTCCTGACATCTGTTAGAAGGTATCAGGGGGAGCACGAAAAGAACTCCCCGTTCTTAAGCCACATGGTTACTTGCAGAAGAGGTAACAGCCTTAAAGACGTTATCATGAAGCTCGACTCAAAGAAGATCCACAGGATCTACGTTGTCGATGACATGGGAAATCTCGAGGGGGTAATCACACTTAGAGACATCATCTCAAAGCTAGTACACGAGCCGCGTGGTTACTTTGGTGATTTCTTTGATGGTGTTTTGCCATTGCCAGCAAATAGCAGGGTTTAA